A single window of Candidatus Cloacimonadota bacterium DNA harbors:
- a CDS encoding N-formylglutamate amidohydrolase: MIRSHIRIEDKKLPLLATAIHNGHWLPPQLSQISGITDAQRLREEDPHTGKIAALFPNYVVLESSRFAVDLNRPLQKSVYLNPSDCWGLQARNAPLPEAVLKKLHQDYDSWHRLMEYQIQRLLGEHPKLLVLDLHSYNHRRGGPEAEPAPQIQNPDIIIGRSNLSPTHHPAAQALRELLNGQTWQGKSLDCRLDIKFTGGDFPRWVNLLEPARVVCLAVEFKKTFMDEWTAQLDDVAFEELILLFYHQVSRWLKEFYDIQIPLEPHFCTPRDNFC; the protein is encoded by the coding sequence GTGATTCGCTCCCACATTCGGATTGAGGATAAAAAGCTGCCGCTGTTGGCAACCGCCATCCACAACGGACATTGGCTGCCGCCCCAGTTGAGCCAAATCAGCGGTATCACAGACGCTCAACGCCTGCGTGAGGAAGACCCCCACACCGGGAAGATTGCCGCCCTTTTCCCCAACTATGTGGTTTTGGAAAGCTCCCGTTTCGCGGTTGATTTGAACCGACCCCTCCAAAAATCAGTCTATCTAAATCCTTCTGACTGCTGGGGGTTACAAGCCCGAAACGCTCCCCTCCCCGAAGCTGTTTTAAAGAAGTTACATCAGGATTACGATTCCTGGCATCGCCTGATGGAATATCAGATTCAGCGTCTTTTGGGTGAACATCCCAAGCTGCTGGTGCTGGATTTACACAGCTACAACCATCGCCGCGGAGGCCCTGAAGCGGAGCCAGCCCCCCAAATCCAAAACCCGGACATCATCATTGGCAGGAGCAACCTCTCCCCGACTCATCACCCTGCCGCGCAAGCCCTGCGCGAACTGCTGAACGGTCAAACCTGGCAGGGCAAAAGCCTGGATTGCCGGCTGGATATAAAATTCACCGGTGGCGATTTCCCCCGCTGGGTGAATCTTTTGGAGCCAGCCCGCGTTGTCTGCCTCGCCGTCGAATTCAAAAAAACCTTCATGGATGAATGGACGGCTCAGCTGGACGATGTCGCTTTTGAGGAACTGATTTTGCTTTTTTACCACCAGGTTTCGCGGTGGCTGAAAGAGTTTTACGACATTCAAATCCCTTTGGAACCACATTTCTGTACCCCGCGGGATAATTTTTGTTGA